The genomic DNA TAATGGTCTGGACGTAGTCCCACTCCTGCCTGCGAGTCGGGTTGAGCCATACGGAATGGGGGAACTGCTTGGCCAGAAACTTCAGCCGTTCTACGCTCGGACTGATAGATCGTTCCTCGAGATGTATGGACCCGTCCGTGGCCATGAGTTCGTACGGCGCCATGCTGGCGTCGCCCACGATGACCAGCCGGCACTCTCGGTCCATGTTTCCGAATTCCTCGAGCCGCTTCGGTTTGCGCATGCGGGGCGCATCTTCCCAGACAGCATCGTAAATCGTATTATGAAAGTAATAGGTCTTCAGATCTTTGAAACGGGACCTCGAGTAGCTGAACAGGGTCTGCACCACTTCCACGTAAGGGTCCATGGACCAGCCGCCGTTGTCGATCATCAGCAGCACCTTGAGCCGGTCCCGCAGGCTGCGTTCAAACTCGATCTCGATCTCCCCGGCGTTTTTCATGGTAGTCCGGATGGTCTCATCGATATTCACCCGGTCCTTGGGTCCAAAAGGGATCATGTTCCGCAGCCGTTTGAGGGCCTCCCCCATCTGGGATTGGGTCAGCGGTCCTTCCTGCGAATAGTCGCGGTAGCGTCTGTCCATGGCCACTTTGATCGCGGACTTGTTGCGGGAAACACCCCCCACGCGCATACCCTCCGGATGATTCCCCGAATGGCCGACCGGGGAATATCCTCGAGTGCCGATCCATTTGTAGCCGCCGTGGTGAGCGCCCTTCTGGCTCTTCAGCATTTCGAGGAAATACTCGATCAGTTCCTGGGCCGTAAGCTTCTGCCCCATCCATCGGCTGTTGCTGTTGGAGGCTCCATGGTCTTTGAGCCGTTCCAGGGCGTACTTGAGACGTTCCTGGGGTGACATTTCACGGAGCGTTTCCCTGTCGACGCCCAGCAGGTCGGCCAGATCGTCCGGGTTCGTCAGCCACTCCTCGAGAAGCGCCTTCACGGCCTCTTCCAGCTCGATGGCTGAAAGGTCGGGAAGCTCGACTCCTTTGAAATGATGAGCGAACACCCGATCGTAGGTGTCGAAATAGCGCTCGCTTTTTACCAGGATGGCGCGCGCGCCGATGTAGAAATCGTCCAGACTGCTCACGAGCCCGGTGGACAGTGCGTTATGCAGTCTCAAAAATGCGGTGGGGGTCACGGGAACCCCGGAATCCCGCAATAAATAAAAGAATTGAACGAACATGATCACCACTCCGGGAATCCGACGCGCCGGTGGATCCCCCGTGTTTGGACCCTTATGCAAAATGCCTGACAGGCTGTTGAAAAACGCGATCCGCGGTCACGCCAAGGCGTGACGCTTCATCCCTCGTCACTGCGACGTACTCTATGTACGCCTCATTCTTCGGGATTTGCGCGCCTTGCATCTCATCGTTTTTCAACGGCCTGTAACAACCCGGCCTTTTCAACGGGCTTCTAAGCCGTTTATAAGATAGCAGCTTTTTCTCTTGAAAGATAGCCCGGCTTTGTCCCGTGTCAACGCCGCCCGTGCAACGGATCGCGAGAGGCCTCCATGTCATTCCGCCTTCTTCCGGGCGCCGCCTCTTCCCGCTTCCGCGTCTTCATACGCTTCCGGAAGTTCGCGCAGAGGCGGTCCGGAATAGGTCATGTGCTCGCCGATCAGATCCGGGGGCATGGGCGCTTTGATGCGTTCCTTGCGCATCTGCGTTTCGAAGCCGTGCGCCATCAGTCCCAGACCGCGCGAGAGGCATACGAACCCCATGGCGGCTTCGGCGGGGACGCCGCATTCACACAGCACCACGGCTCCTCCGCCATCCACGTTTATGGGTATCCGCTCTTTGGAAAATACCCCTGGAAGTACTTCCTCGAAGATTCGGGCCCACCGCATGAATCGACCGGAAACCACGCCTTCGGCCCGCGCTTCCTCGACCATTTCAAACAGCTTGACGACCCGCGGATCCTTGTCGTGCACGGGATGGCCGTACCCAGGAACGTAGCGCTTGTCCGTAAGATAGGTTTCACAGGTGTCGCGGATAACGCTCTCCGGCGTGCGGCTGGTTTCGAGAATAATGCGCTCCGTTCGATAGAAGAGATTCGCAGCCTCTTCTATGGGACCACCGTGAATGCGCCCGAGCAGGTTCATCCCTGACGCCATGACACAATTCAGAGGAATGCCGCAGGTCGCAGCCATGATCGAAGTGGCCACGGCGGGCGAGTTGGCCCCGTGGTCGCACACAGCCACGAGCAAGGCGTCCAACAAACCGCTGATCTTGCGATCCTTCGGAAGATCTCCCGCGACCATGAGATAGGCCATTTCGCCAAAAGAGACGCGCCCCATCAACTCCTCGAGGGGATACCCCCGAATCATCAACTGATTGGGCCGCACCTGAATAATCGATGAATCCCACCAGCCTTTTCCGTCCCCGGCTTTGTCTTTCATATCAGTCTCCACCTCCGCCATCCGATTTTGCAGCCTTTCTGTTCAAAAAGGCCCGGGTCCGGTCCTTCATAGCGTGTCCCCCCAGGGACTCCAGCATGGGCCACGCCGGATCGTGAACGTTCTCGAGAAAGGGATCCCGGTCACACTCAGCGAGCACTCTTTTCGATAGAAACATGGCCGAAGGATCGTTGCTTGCCAGGATATCCACCAGGGACCGGCAGCCCGCCTCGAATTCCGCCTCGGGAAACACCCGCTCGACCAGGCCCAGATCGCGCGCCTCGCGAGCTCCGAGCCGCTCCGCGGTAAATACGAGAAACCGGGTCCGCGACAGGCCGACCGTCCGAACCAGTCGAGCGAGGTAAAGATAGCTTTCGGTCACCCCCAGCCGGGAAGAAGGAATCCCCAGGAAAGAGCTTTCCGAAGCGATGCGAAAATCAACGCTCAACGCCAGTTCCAGGCCCGTTCCCAACGCAAACCCCTCGACCGCCGCCATGGTGGGACACGGCAGACCTTCCAGTTTGGTATACACGCGCTCCCTTAAATCATGGAACTCCCGCATGCCCGACTCGTCGAACGCGTGGAGTTCGCTGATGTCCGCACCGGCGCAAAAACAGCGGCCTTCCCCCCTCAACACAACGGCCCGCGGCGGTCGATCCATGGGTATGTCATCGAGCACGGTTTCAAATTCATTCAGCGTCCGGGTGTTCAAGGCGTTTTTCTTCTCGACCCGGTTCAGCGAAATGGTAAGTACTTCTTTCTCGAACAGCGTCTTAACGAACTCCATAGGGTACTCCCGACTAAAAGTGCGGCATACCGGACGACGTGTTATCGTCTTCTCTCCCGGCGGCATTTTTATCCCAATTATGTTAGAATCATGTCAAAAAGCTACAAACCGGCGTCGTTTGTCAACCGGATTTGTTGGATTTCGTTCCTCGAGCCAGCTTTGTCCGCATTCGCTTGACCGTTCCACCAACGCTGTGGTTTCCTATACATAATTTCGATTAGGCCGGGCGCACCGTATTGGAAAAACCGATACCAGCGCTCCTCTTGTCCACGGCACAACGACGCAGCATCATGGAGGAACACTCATGGGAGAAATCGTTCACACGACCCGGAGCCACATTGTGCGTGAATCGGGTCCCACTCGCAAAGCGGTGATCGAAGGATTCGACGGAGTCATTCACTATGGCGTTCACGGGGGAATCAAGAAGTTCTACAAGGTGGAGCCCAAAGAGGAGTACCCCGCCACCCTCGACCACATGGTAAGCGCCATCGCGGCCTGAATGATGGGCACACTGGCCGCGGTGCTGGCCGGAAAAAAGATCAAGACCTTCGAAGAACTCTACTCGGCTGATGTGGAAGGAGACATCGAGAACGTCAATGGTGTCTTGAAAATCACCCAAATCCGAGTCAAATACAACTTGAAAGTACCCAAAGGCAAAACCGCGGACGCGCGCGACGCACTATCCTCCTATATTGAAGGCTGTCCCGGAGCCCAGAGCGTTATCGGCTGTATTGACATCAGCGACGAGGCGGACATCGTGGAACTCGACGAATAGGTTCCGCAAGAAAGACCCGCTTCGACTCGATTTCGCAAACCGTCAACGATCGGTTATTGTTCGTCATTCCTACGAAAGAGAACTTACCGTCTTAGTCATCCCGGCCCAGCCCCGTAACAATGGGGCGAGAGCCGTTCCTCCCATATTCTATTTGCCGTTTAACGAAAAATCCTCGCCGCTCCGGCTGATCGCTATTGTTTTTCTTGTTGCTGCTGGCTCTTGGCAATAGCCTTGAGTTTTTCAGCGCCCTCCGGCGCCTCCGTACTCCGGACTCTCTGCATGAAGGGAGTATCCTGCGTATAGCGCAGGCAACCGTTCTTGATATCCGGCCGGAACCAGAAAAATATCTTATATACCTGCTCCTCCGTTATGCCGGGAAAGAGCTGGGCCAGTTCGTATTTACCGTGAACGTCTTGAGACTGGGTCAGACAGTAGCAGGCCTCATGAAACAGGTCTTTCAGATGGGTGCAGCCCTGTTTGTTCCAGTCTCCGTTTAGCTCCTTTACGAGCCCTGAACCTACTTTTTTTCCGATCAGAGCATCGAGACAGTTCTGGGCGTCCCGGCAAACCGGGTCCGGAACTCCGGCCATTTCGCACTGGATTTCCACGATTTTAAGGGACGGGTGTTTGACCATCATCGTCAGACGCAGATGGTGAACATGATCCTGCATTTCCACCGTAACCCGAAACTGCCGTTTTTCCGGCACGAAAGAAACTTGTGCGTCCTTTTTTCGGTTATACAACAACCGCTCTCCATTTCCTGAAGACTCCGCATTCGTCATACGTATCTACCTTTTCCTGTAGTTGTTGGTTCAGCCGTCAGCCGCATCGTGGATCCATGTCGGCCCCAGGTACTTGAAATTCGCCGTCGGCAAGATCCGTTTCCTGTCGATCAGTTTAGTAAGCTCGCGGCTCGGCGAGGCGAAACCGGGTTCAATCCGTCCGAGTTTAGATAAAGCCTGGCCCGGAGAGTGTCAATAAAAAACGTACGTACATGGCTCTCCATATCCAACGGAACCCGTTTACGCATCGACTTGGATTGCGTATGACCCGGAGTTCGCTTCCCAGCCTCATCCCTCCTTGACTTTAGGCTCTGTTTCACATACTAAATGGGATCGGAATCCAAGCATTGGCGCACGGCTGTTTTTTTCGAAATCGGCCGGACATATAGCCGCGTCCACTCCTGCTTTTTCTTCATTCGCATAACATAAAGAGAGGGAGACCAATATGCAGAAAGCCGAGATGAGATCTCTGTGTGAAAAGTACGCCTCACAGGGTGCGACGATTGTTCCGGAACACGTATCCAAAAAGATCATCAAAGAGTACGGGGTCAGCGTGCCTGAAGGATCCTTGGCGAAAACCGCCGGCGAGGCCGTCCAATTCGCAAAACAAGTGGGATTTCCCGTTGTCGTAAAAGCGGTTTCCCCCGAGATCCTCCACAAAACGGAACTGAGCGGCGTGGCGCTGAATCTGGCCTCCCCCGAAGAAGTGAAGAACGCTTGCGACCGTATTGAGAGCAATTTGTCCAAGCGGGCGGAAACCTTGGAAGGCTTTCTGGTCGAAGAAATGATTCAGGGCGATATGGAACTGATTATCGGACTCCAAAACGACCCCTATTTCGGCCCTGTTCTCATGTTAGGCACCGGAGGCGTCTATATTCACCTGCTGAACGATGTGACGTTCCGGGTACTCCCCGCAACACGGGAAGATATCCAGGCCATGATCGAGGAGATCAAGGGCAAAATCCTGATGCGCGGGTTCCGGGGAAAGCCTCCTCTCGCCGAAGGCGCCCTGATCGAGGCCATGCTGAAAATCGGACAATTCGGCGTGGACGCCGCAGGCCTGTATGACACCGTGGACTTCAATCCCGTGTTGCTCAACGAGTTGGAAGCCGTGGCCCTGGATGCGAAAATCGTCCTTTCCAAGGTTCCAAAAGCAACCACGATCAGCGATGAACGCCCCAATGTCACCAACATGGACAAATTCTTCGCGCCGAAGAACGTGGCTCTCATCGGAGCGTCCACTACGCCGGGCAAAATCGGAAACGCGGTGGCGGACAGTTTGATCAATCACGAATTCAAGGGAAACGTCTTTCCGATTACAAAAGGCGGAAAGGAAGTGTTCGGACTCAAGAGCTACGAGAACCTCCAGGAGATACCCGAAAAGATCGATCTGGCCGTGGTCGTCGTGGGGTTGGCCCTGGTGCCCGGTATTCTGGATCAATGCAAGGACCTCGGCATTCCGGCCGTACTCATTGTATCCGGCGGCGGGAAGGAATTGGGAGCCGAAGCGGCGGCGCTCGAAAGAGAAATCCATCTGAAAGCGCGGGAATACGGCATCCGGGTCATCGGTCCCAACTGCATCGGTTGCTTCAACGCGGAAAACCGGTTTGACGCTTTTTTCCAGGTTCACGAACGCATGGTGAGGCCCAAGGTCGGAAATATTTCCTTTATCACTCAAAGCGGCACCTATGGGGCCAGTTTCCTCGAAGAATGCGCTCTCATGGGCGCCAGCAAAATGATTTCTTACGGCAACCGCGTGGACGTGGACGAGGCGGACATGATCCTCTATCTGGCCGAGGATCAGAACACGAAAGTCATCGGTTCCTATGTGGAAGGACTGGGGGACGGCCGCAAATTCCTCGAGGCGGCAAAACAAGTGATCTCCAGGCATCGGAAGCCCATCGTGCTGTATAAGTCCGGTCGAACTTCGCGGTCGGCCGTGGCCGCCCAATCCCATACCGGCGCTTATGGGGGCGCCTACGGAGTTTATTTGGGTGCGTTCAAACAAGCGGGCATTCTGCCCGTGGACTCGTACGAGGAACTGGTGGGAGTAACCAAGGCGCTTTCCATGCAGCCGGCGGCAAAAGGGCCTTGAATATCCATGATCAGTAACGGAGCGGGTCCCATGGTCAACGCCATAGACCTGTTCGATCGTTACGGTCTAGAGATTGCCAGACCGAACCCATCGTCCGTCCAGGAAATGGAAGCGCACTATCCGGCCTTCTATATCTGCAAGAATCCGGTGGACGTAACAGGCTCGGCAACGTCCGACGACTACGCGTTCGCCATGGAATGCCTGCTCAAAGACGACAATGTACATGTCATCATGAACTGGTTCGTGTTTCAGGACACACCCCTCGATGAAGGGATTGTGGAAGCATTGGACAGAATCAACCGGAAATCGGATAAACCGATCCTGTGCGGTGCCACGGGAGGACCCTACACCAAGAAAATGAACCGGGCCATCGAAGAAATCGGAGTGCCTGTATACGAATCCTCCCATGGTTGGATCGCAGCGGCCAATGCGCTGGTCAAATGGGGCGCTATCCTGAAGCGCGCGAGATAACCGGCATAGCGCTTCCGGACGCCGTTAGCAAGTGGTCCAACCCGCCGTCCGGTACGCATGTAACCATCGGGGCCGGGGACGCCTCATCAAGAATGCCCCCGGACCCCGTGCAGGGTCTCCCGTCCAAAGGTCTCCGGCCCCGGCCCGCCGGGCGGCGCGTGTAGGCCGTGCTAAAGGAAGTCTGAAAAGAGCATTCGCGTTGAATCAACAACTTTTAGAAAGAGAACTGGGCACCAATGACGCAGCACTCGAAACACCTACAGTCTAATGTCCAACTGAAAAACACTCCAAAAAGACATACCGTGGGACTCGAAAAGGCCATCCCGCCCTCGGAAACGGTCCGGAACCTGGAAAGCCTGCTTGAAAGTCTCGATCTCAAACTGGTCCAGGAGGTGATCCGCATCGATTCCGGCCGTCTGGACATCCCCGTATACGTGTGCCAGGTGGGAAAGGACTGCAACACGCCCACCCCAAAGACCATGGGTAAGGGTCCTACCCCCGAACAGAGCCGCGCCAGCGCTTTGATGGAAATGGTCGAGCGTTTCAGCCACGCGAATTTTCCCCGGCCCGAAAACTACCGGAAAGGCACACTAGGAGAAGCTGAGGGTGATCTCATTCCTTTCGACCATCTGTTTAAAGTGCCCAATCGGGACGCTACGGCGCCGGATGAATGCAAAGAGGAATTCTCGTCTCTTCCTTTCGCCTGGGTTCCGGCGTACAGCCTGGTCCGGCATAAAGACATCATGCTCCCTTACGAGTGGTTTGCCGATATTCAGGGGACCAATGGGCTGAGCGCCGGCAATACCATGGAAGAAACCATCCTCCAGGGGCTGTGCGAAGTGGTGGAACGGCACGTGAGCGCAGTGGTGAACATTGAGGCGAATCCTGTTCCCACCATCGATCTAAAGACGGTCCGAAACCCGGTGGCGCGCGATTTGATCGGAAAATTCGTGCGGAACCATATACAGCTCGTATGTAAGGACTTCAGTTTGGACACCGGCATTCCCACCGTAGCAGGTATTGCGTTCGACCCAACTACCTTCCCCAACAGCGAAATCGTCTATTGCGCGGGTACGGCCACCCATCCCGAACAAGCCCTGATTCGTGTACTGACCGAGATCCAGCAGATGGCGGTGGACTATTTTAAGCAGGACTACTACGCCGGTGGAATTCTTCCGAAGTTCCGGCATTGGAACGAATCCACTTACCTGTTCGATGATAGTGAAGCCGTTCCCATTCAGTCGCTCCCGGATGTGTCTTCAGGAGATTTGCTCGAGGAACTCGAGCGTTGCACCTCGGCCCTGCAGCGCATCGGATTCGAACCCCTGGTGGTCAACATTACCCATCCGGTTCTCAAAATTCCCGCCGTGTTCGTCATGATGGCGGGGTCGCAGCTGTACGAGAACTCCTTTCACGAGTTGGGCGTCACGTATTACCTTGGAAGGCGACTGGAGTTCCTGGGAAGACTGGAAGAAGCCATGGAGCATTTTCGTTTGAGCATGGCGCAGAATTCCAAGACGAAGCTCCACTGCATGTTGGAGATCGCCAACTGCCTCAAATTCCAAAAACGATGGGCTGAGGCCCTTCAGGCTTACAAGGAGGCGTACTGCCTGGGTCCGGATCGGGCCATGCAGATGCAGATGCTGCGAGCCCTGCAGGTCTGTTCCGACAAGCTCAAAGAATCCGGGGACATGCCCGGAGCTCTGCAAATGGGAAGATCGGCTTAGGGTCGAGAAGCATCGGGGGCCGGAAAACCCGGCGCGCCCGACGTCATGGGGTCGTTTCAGCAGGTAGAGAGAAACCGGTGATGTCCGGTCCGTCCCTGCCACGTTTTAGGAATGAAGATCGTTTCCGCCAATAACCCACACCAGGGGAGTATCCCACTTTGCGTCATCCAATGATTGCGGACCGCGACCGAAGTATGTTGCTTGTCGTGGACGTACAGGAGGCCATGCTGAAAGCCATATCCGTATGGGAAGAAACCGTACGCAGGGTGAGTCAGCTCGTGCGCGCGGCAACGGTCCTCAACATCCCGGTTCTGGTCACCGAACACTACAAAAAGGGACTCGGCGCAACGATTTCACAGCTTGACCCCATGTTGAAGCAAGCTTCCTTTTTTCAGAAGGAACACTTCAGCGCGTGCCTGGAAGGGGACTTTCCACAAACGGTACGCTCGTTCGATCGCTCACAGATTATCCTCACCGGGATGGAAAGCCATGTATGCGTTTTCCAGACCGGAATGGATCTGATCCAATCCGGGTATCAGGTTCACCTGGTCCGGAATGCGGTGGCATCCAGATTCAAAGAAGACTGGATCACCGCAGTGGATCTGTTTCGCGACGCCGGAGCGGTCATCACTTCCACGGAAATGGTCATCTTCCAGTGGGTTCGAAGGTCGAACACGGACCAATTCCGAGCCGTTCTGCCCATCGTGAAATAGGGCTGCCTGGTTGAGGCGCTGGACTTTTTTGATAATCACTCCGGGGGAAATCCTATGAAATCCGTCTCGGGCCGGTTTCCCGGATACCCTGTGATCGGAACATCATCCATGCCGGCCCGGCTTTCTCGCGGGCAATGCGCCTGTGGGGCATAAACAAAAGGAAAGTAATACTTCATGAGTTCGGCGTGGAGTTCGAGATTCTACAAAAACTGTTTACTCCTGAAGAAGCGGAAATCGCCTGCGCCTTGAGTCTCAAACCCGAACCCGCAGAGGCTGTGGCTGAACGGCTCGGCAAAGACGCCGAATGGATGCGGGAAAAGCTGATGGACATGTCCAAAAAGGGGCTCATTTTCCGATCCGAGAAAGACGGACAGACCGTCTTCTCCGGCGCAGCCTTTGTCGTGGGCATCTACGAATACCACGTAAAACGCATGGACCGGGAGTTTGCCGAAAAAAAGGCCAAGTACCTCAAAGAGGCCTTTTATAACGAACTGCACAGGGGGGAAGGCAAAAGCTCTTTCCTGCGGGTGGTGCCCGTGAGCAAAAGCGTGGACAGCGACCTCGGCGTGTATCAATACGAGGAAGTGCGATCCATGATAAGCCAACAGAAGCTGATTTCCGTGACGGATTGCATCTGTCGAGTCAAAGCCGGACTGTTGGGCAATCCCTGTAAACGGCCGATGGAGACCTGTTTTGCCTTCGGGGCCGGGGCCAAGTTCTATATCGAGAACGGCTGGGGACGCGAGGTTTCCGTTGACGAGGCGCTGTCGATCCTGGATATGTGCGACCGCGAGGGCCTGGTGCTGAGTCCTTCCAATTCCCAACGCCCCGTGGCCGTTTGCGCCTGCTGTTCGTGCTGTTGCGACTTTCTCCATAGCCTGAAGCGCTTCGATCGACCGGCGCTGGTGGCAAACGCGACGTTCTGCGCGGAGGTGGACTCCGATGCATGCGAAGGATGCGAGACGTGCGTGGACCGGTGTCAAATGGAAGCCATACAAATGGACGATGACCTGGCCGTCGTCAACAGTGACCGATGCATCGGGTGCGGGTTGTGTGTGAGTACTTGTCCCACGGGGGCTCTCAGTCTGTCTCGGCGAGAAACGGCCGGAACGCCTCCCGAACATATCGGGCACTTTTTCAAACAACTGGGGTCGGAGCGGGGCAAAATGTAGCCCGCGAAGAATCCGCTTAAAGCAGCACGGGAATTGTAATGAGAACCGACGGTGTCCGCCAGGAGCGCTTTGTCCTCACCAGTGACGGCGTAGGGCTCCAAGTCTTCGTGGCCTCACCCGAAAGCGAACACAAGCCGTGCGCCTCGGTTCAGATTCACCACGCGGGCGGTGGATATGAACCCGTTTATGAGCACATGGCCGTTCAAATGGCCCGGAGAGGTATGGTCGGCATAACCATGATCCATCGGGGATATCCTGGATCGGGCGGGCGCCAGGAGTACGGAAAAGGTGAAATCACCGATATCGGGAATCTAGCCGACGAGATGCTCGGCAGGCCCGACATCGATCCGGCCGGGATGGGCATCATGGGATATTCGAGGGGGGCGCACAACGCCATCCTGGCCATGGAGCGGTTCGACTATTTTCGGGCGGGCGCGCTCTGGAGCACGCCGACGGACATGGTGGACCACGTGAACGTGAACCCGTGGATTTCGGACATGTTCGGAGGCTTCCCGGACCAGGCGCCCGACGAGTATCGCATCCGTTCTTCCATCCTGTTTGTCGACCGGATACGCTGTCCGCTGCTCCTGATTCACGGGGAAGCGGACGACGTGGTGCCTGTGCGGCACACGTTACGTCTGGCCGAGGCCCTGGAACAACTCAACAAGCCTTTTGAATTGAGACTAGTCCCAAACGAAGGTCACATCTGGTCGTTGGAGGGCTTTGCCAACAATTGGCGCCTCACCCTCGAGTTTTTCGAACGAAACCTGCAATCGTAATCCTCCCTCTACTGCCCCGCAGTCGAAGGCGCTGAAGCAGTCATCGCACAGCGGAAACCCACTTCCTCGAAGGCCTCCCAGGGCTGGCGGGGAATAGGGCCCGGAACCACGGATGCCTCTTTCGAATCCTTTCCCTGACCTGCCAGGATCACATATTCACTCGCATCGCCCCCGCTTTCCGATGCAGAGGGACGTTTCCGGATGCCCCACTCGCCGACGTTTCGATTCAACCCACGAATTCCCAAGGCATTCGCAGGGTAAAGCATCGCCGGGGACGGAAACGCCGGATCTTCCGGAGATCGGACGGCGGACGGCTGCGCCTGAGGATGCATCTGCTCCATCATGCTCGTTGTCCCGCTCTTCGTCCCGGGCTCCTGAATCGCCTTCGCATCTTCCCGGTGTTCCGGTTTCCCCAGCCTCACGGCATGAAGCCATTCCAAATCCGTGGGCAGCCTTCTGCCGCAAAAAGCCGCGTAGGCGGAAGCTCCGTACGCTGTGACCCTCACCACGGGACAGGACGCATGACCCGCTTCCGTGACACGAAATCTTCCGTCTCTGAATGCGATGGGATCGTAACCGCCAACAACCTCTCCCAGGAGCAGCCATATGTTTCCGTCTCCTCGAACCACACCCTGCTCCACTTCGATTTTCGAGAGCATTTCGTTCAGGAACTCGACGTACTGGTGGTTCGTCACCAGCGTTTCGGACATGTAGAAAGGCGGCAGATCGACCGACTTCCCCGTTTGGGGACCGAAGTCCTGAGGGGCGGCCACCGTCCCGCCGGGAACGAGATAGAGTTCAGCTCCATCCTTTCCGCGTAACGTGGCTGACAGAACATCATCCGGTGGAGAAGCGGTTCGCGGACTTTTTTCAACTTCCCTGGGCGATTTCTCCTCATCAACGGTGGTCGGCGCCTTCGAAGTCACGACCGTCTGTTCCGTTTTGGGTCTTTCTTCCACTTCCGAGGGCCGCTTCTCTTCGTCAACGGTTGCCGGCGCCTTTGGAATCACGCTCGACCGTTCCGTATCTTTAGCACGGAATAACTGGGGGTTTCCTAAGAGGTGCCAAACGGTCATGGCGGAAACGGCCAACAGCGTGATGAAAATACCGATCCAGATCCATTTCTGATGGAGACCGGCCGCGACCGTAACGTTAGGACCGCCCGCCTGCCGATCGCGGCTTGCTTCCCACCCCGTCAAAGCCTCTTTGAGGGCGGCTTGCAAAGCGCCCATCGACTCGAATCTGTCCTCTTTCTTTTCAGCGGTGGCCGTCCGTATGATTTGATTCAACTCTTTGAAAAGAGGCTTTTCCGGGTGCTCCAGCTCCACGGTTCTGAAGGGAATGGTCGTGGGAGGCATTTTGCCGGCGATCGCCTCGTAGAGTATTTTGCCGAGCGCGTAGATGTCCGTTCTTGCATCCGTTCGTTTGAGGTCTACGAATTGTTCTGGAGACATATACGCCGCCGTTCCTTTGACGTCGATCGATCCGGTGATAGGCTCCAAACAGTGCGAGGCCGCTAGACCGAAATCCACTATCTTGGGATTGGTTCCATCCATCAGAACGTTTTCCGGTTTCAAATCCCGATGAACCATTCCTGAAGCGTGGATGGCTGCAACGCCCTCGAGCAGGGGAAAGAAGTATTCCTTTATCCAAGATGACATGAGCTCTTCGTCAGGTTCAAAGCCCTCTTCCGACATTGTGAACCGGAGTGTCGCGCCGGGAATGTACTCCATTGCGATATACTCCAAGGGAACTTCGTCTCCGCCCATCCGCACCTTTGTTGAACCGTAGTCAATAATCTGAATGACGTTCGGATGTCGGATGGAAGCCGTGGCCTTTACCTCCCGCCGAAA from Deltaproteobacteria bacterium includes the following:
- a CDS encoding citryl-CoA lyase; the encoded protein is MKDKAGDGKGWWDSSIIQVRPNQLMIRGYPLEELMGRVSFGEMAYLMVAGDLPKDRKISGLLDALLVAVCDHGANSPAVATSIMAATCGIPLNCVMASGMNLLGRIHGGPIEEAANLFYRTERIILETSRTPESVIRDTCETYLTDKRYVPGYGHPVHDKDPRVVKLFEMVEEARAEGVVSGRFMRWARIFEEVLPGVFSKERIPINVDGGGAVVLCECGVPAEAAMGFVCLSRGLGLMAHGFETQMRKERIKAPMPPDLIGEHMTYSGPPLRELPEAYEDAEAGRGGARKKAE
- a CDS encoding enoyl-CoA hydratase/isomerase family protein, whose protein sequence is MEFVKTLFEKEVLTISLNRVEKKNALNTRTLNEFETVLDDIPMDRPPRAVVLRGEGRCFCAGADISELHAFDESGMREFHDLRERVYTKLEGLPCPTMAAVEGFALGTGLELALSVDFRIASESSFLGIPSSRLGVTESYLYLARLVRTVGLSRTRFLVFTAERLGAREARDLGLVERVFPEAEFEAGCRSLVDILASNDPSAMFLSKRVLAECDRDPFLENVHDPAWPMLESLGGHAMKDRTRAFLNRKAAKSDGGGGD
- a CDS encoding OsmC family protein — encoded protein: MMGTLAAVLAGKKIKTFEELYSADVEGDIENVNGVLKITQIRVKYNLKVPKGKTADARDALSSYIEGCPGAQSVIGCIDISDEADIVELDE
- a CDS encoding DUF2889 domain-containing protein is translated as MTNAESSGNGERLLYNRKKDAQVSFVPEKRQFRVTVEMQDHVHHLRLTMMVKHPSLKIVEIQCEMAGVPDPVCRDAQNCLDALIGKKVGSGLVKELNGDWNKQGCTHLKDLFHEACYCLTQSQDVHGKYELAQLFPGITEEQVYKIFFWFRPDIKNGCLRYTQDTPFMQRVRSTEAPEGAEKLKAIAKSQQQQEKQ
- a CDS encoding acetate--CoA ligase family protein codes for the protein MQKAEMRSLCEKYASQGATIVPEHVSKKIIKEYGVSVPEGSLAKTAGEAVQFAKQVGFPVVVKAVSPEILHKTELSGVALNLASPEEVKNACDRIESNLSKRAETLEGFLVEEMIQGDMELIIGLQNDPYFGPVLMLGTGGVYIHLLNDVTFRVLPATREDIQAMIEEIKGKILMRGFRGKPPLAEGALIEAMLKIGQFGVDAAGLYDTVDFNPVLLNELEAVALDAKIVLSKVPKATTISDERPNVTNMDKFFAPKNVALIGASTTPGKIGNAVADSLINHEFKGNVFPITKGGKEVFGLKSYENLQEIPEKIDLAVVVVGLALVPGILDQCKDLGIPAVLIVSGGGKELGAEAAALEREIHLKAREYGIRVIGPNCIGCFNAENRFDAFFQVHERMVRPKVGNISFITQSGTYGASFLEECALMGASKMISYGNRVDVDEADMILYLAEDQNTKVIGSYVEGLGDGRKFLEAAKQVISRHRKPIVLYKSGRTSRSAVAAQSHTGAYGGAYGVYLGAFKQAGILPVDSYEELVGVTKALSMQPAAKGP
- a CDS encoding YcaO-like family protein — encoded protein: MTQHSKHLQSNVQLKNTPKRHTVGLEKAIPPSETVRNLESLLESLDLKLVQEVIRIDSGRLDIPVYVCQVGKDCNTPTPKTMGKGPTPEQSRASALMEMVERFSHANFPRPENYRKGTLGEAEGDLIPFDHLFKVPNRDATAPDECKEEFSSLPFAWVPAYSLVRHKDIMLPYEWFADIQGTNGLSAGNTMEETILQGLCEVVERHVSAVVNIEANPVPTIDLKTVRNPVARDLIGKFVRNHIQLVCKDFSLDTGIPTVAGIAFDPTTFPNSEIVYCAGTATHPEQALIRVLTEIQQMAVDYFKQDYYAGGILPKFRHWNESTYLFDDSEAVPIQSLPDVSSGDLLEELERCTSALQRIGFEPLVVNITHPVLKIPAVFVMMAGSQLYENSFHELGVTYYLGRRLEFLGRLEEAMEHFRLSMAQNSKTKLHCMLEIANCLKFQKRWAEALQAYKEAYCLGPDRAMQMQMLRALQVCSDKLKESGDMPGALQMGRSA
- a CDS encoding isochorismatase family protein, with product MIADRDRSMLLVVDVQEAMLKAISVWEETVRRVSQLVRAATVLNIPVLVTEHYKKGLGATISQLDPMLKQASFFQKEHFSACLEGDFPQTVRSFDRSQIILTGMESHVCVFQTGMDLIQSGYQVHLVRNAVASRFKEDWITAVDLFRDAGAVITSTEMVIFQWVRRSNTDQFRAVLPIVK